The following are encoded together in the Planococcus antarcticus DSM 14505 genome:
- the msrA gene encoding peptide-methionine (S)-S-oxide reductase MsrA — protein sequence MKKISFTGFLLLLLMVLAGCSAESADNSSSSASGQVADTSTSKYPDNPNVDLDFDTDNLQDIYLAGGCFWGVEAYMARVYGVYDVTSGYANGNTENPTYEEVIRENTGHAETVHVRYDPERVDLEKLLGHYFMIIDPTLLNQQGNDRGEQYRTGIYFENEADRAVIDKVITAEKERYDDPIVTEVEMLEHYYLAEDYHQDYLEKNPDGYCHVEFDSLEGQEVGEDSQSLIDPALYPKPSDEELKETLTDIQYKVTQEDDTERAFSSEYDGFYEPGIYVDITTGEPLFSSADKYDSTTGWPSFTKPIDPAVVTEHDDGLLFMKRTEIRSRTGDSHLGHVFTDGPEDKGGLRYCMNGAALLFVPEAEMEAEGYGFLLDKVN from the coding sequence ATGAAAAAGATTTCATTTACAGGCTTTCTATTATTATTGCTGATGGTGCTTGCGGGTTGTTCAGCCGAGAGCGCAGATAATTCCAGCAGCTCAGCTTCGGGACAGGTAGCAGATACGAGCACGTCCAAATATCCCGACAACCCGAATGTGGATCTCGACTTTGACACGGACAACCTGCAGGATATTTATTTGGCCGGCGGCTGCTTCTGGGGAGTCGAAGCTTATATGGCACGGGTTTATGGCGTTTATGATGTAACTTCAGGCTACGCCAACGGCAACACTGAAAATCCGACTTACGAGGAAGTCATCCGTGAAAATACCGGACACGCTGAAACCGTTCACGTCCGCTACGACCCGGAGCGCGTGGATCTCGAGAAGCTTTTGGGCCATTACTTTATGATCATCGATCCAACACTCCTCAATCAGCAAGGCAATGACCGAGGCGAACAATACCGGACGGGCATTTATTTTGAAAACGAAGCTGACCGCGCTGTTATCGACAAAGTGATCACAGCCGAGAAGGAACGCTACGATGATCCAATCGTGACAGAAGTCGAAATGCTGGAACATTATTATCTGGCAGAAGACTATCACCAGGATTATCTTGAAAAAAATCCAGATGGTTACTGTCACGTCGAATTTGATAGCCTCGAAGGCCAGGAAGTGGGGGAAGATTCCCAATCACTGATCGATCCGGCGCTTTACCCGAAACCGAGCGATGAAGAGCTGAAAGAGACATTAACTGATATTCAATACAAAGTTACTCAAGAAGACGATACTGAGCGTGCCTTTTCCAGTGAATACGATGGCTTTTATGAGCCGGGCATCTATGTAGACATTACTACTGGAGAACCTTTATTCTCTTCTGCAGATAAATACGATTCCACAACAGGATGGCCGAGCTTCACCAAGCCGATTGACCCGGCTGTTGTCACTGAGCACGATGACGGTCTGCTGTTCATGAAACGGACTGAAATTAGAAGCCGTACTGGCGACAGCCACCTGGGCCACGTCTTCACCGACGGCCCCGAAGATAAAGGCGGCCTGCGTTATTGCATGAACGGTGCTGCTTTGTTATTTGTACCTGAAGCGGAAATGGAAGCAGAAGGCTATGGCTTTTTGTTGGATAAAGTAAATTGA
- the metH gene encoding methionine synthase, whose amino-acid sequence MPKHLIEQQLEKRILIIDGAMGTMIQNVDLSPEDFGGEEFDGCNEYLNIVRPDVIEDVHTAYLEAGADILCTNSFGGTPIVLDEYGIGSQAAEINRRAVEIAKKAAYAFSTPEWPRFVAGAIGPTTKTLSVTGGATFDEMRENFYVQAKALIEGGADLILLETSQDMLNVKAATIGIKQAFEETGIELPIMVSGTIEPMGTTLAGQSIEAFYISIEHVKPLSVGLNCATGPEFMTDHIRSLSELSDGYVSCYPNAGLPDEEGHYHETPESLAKKLRGFADKGWLNVVGGCCGTTPAHIKAVREAMEGLPPRKPDPVNHGHVVSGIEPLQYDETMRPLFIGERTNVIGSRKFKRLIVDGQFEEASEIARAQVKNGAHVIDICLANPDRDEVEDMTHFMKEVVKKVKVPLVIDSTDEEVIEVALKFSQGKAIINSINLEDGEERFEAVMPLVKKYGAAVVVGTIDEVGMAVTRERKLEIAKRSYDLLVNKWGLAPEDIIFDPLVFPVGTGDQQYIGSAVETIEGIRLIKEKLPRALTILGVSNVSFGLPPVGREVLNAVYLYHCTQAGLDYAIVNTEKLERYASIPKQEIDMANELLFTTTDATLADFTAFYRDKKKEKTEDDIPKTVPDRLAYYIIEGTKEGLVPDLEKALEIYDEPLDVINGPLMKGMAEVGRLFNDNQLIVAEVLQSAGVMKAAVSFLEQFMEKKEDDSGKGKIVLATVKGDVHDIGKNLVEIILSNNGFKVIDVGIKVTPATLIEVIRKEKPDMIGLSGLLVKSAKQMVITAQDFKEAGIDVPILVGGAALSRRFTETKISAEYDGPVIYAKDAMQGLDLANRLQSDAGKAELLLELDAQQEKRQASEAVRTAKPAVAVAEKPVKTVREDVQVYVPNDLRRHVLKDYSVAHLYPYVNMRTLIGHHLGLKGYSDKTLAQGDPRAVELHELATEFLGSGLLKPSGLYQFFPAQSDGDDVIIYDPKDAKTEIERFTFPRQSASPFLCLSDYLKSVDSGEMDYAALMQVTAGFGVREEATRLKEQGKFLESHALQATALELAEGFAERIHQEIRDQWGFSDATDFSMRERFAAKYQGQRFSFGYPACPNLEDQAKLFNLIKPEDIGVHLTEEYMMDPEASVSAIVFAHPDARYFIVD is encoded by the coding sequence ATGCCCAAACATCTTATTGAACAGCAACTTGAAAAAAGAATATTAATCATCGACGGAGCCATGGGAACGATGATCCAGAACGTCGATCTTTCTCCTGAAGACTTCGGGGGCGAAGAGTTTGACGGCTGCAACGAGTACTTAAATATTGTCCGTCCGGATGTCATCGAGGATGTCCATACCGCTTATCTCGAAGCGGGAGCGGATATTCTTTGTACCAATTCCTTTGGCGGTACGCCAATTGTTTTGGATGAGTATGGAATTGGTAGTCAGGCGGCGGAAATCAACCGACGCGCAGTGGAAATCGCCAAAAAAGCGGCATATGCTTTTTCAACACCGGAATGGCCGCGTTTTGTGGCGGGTGCTATTGGGCCGACGACGAAAACCTTGTCTGTGACAGGTGGCGCAACATTTGATGAAATGCGGGAAAACTTCTATGTACAAGCCAAGGCCTTGATCGAAGGCGGCGCAGATTTGATCCTGCTGGAAACCAGCCAAGACATGCTGAATGTCAAAGCGGCAACCATTGGCATCAAACAAGCCTTTGAAGAAACAGGAATCGAATTGCCAATTATGGTTTCAGGGACCATCGAACCGATGGGTACCACGCTCGCGGGCCAGAGCATCGAAGCGTTTTACATCTCAATTGAACACGTTAAACCGCTATCGGTCGGGTTGAACTGTGCAACCGGGCCGGAATTCATGACAGACCATATCCGTTCGCTGTCTGAGCTGTCGGACGGCTACGTTAGCTGTTACCCGAACGCTGGTTTACCGGATGAAGAAGGTCATTATCACGAAACACCCGAGTCGCTTGCGAAAAAGCTGCGGGGATTTGCGGATAAAGGCTGGTTGAATGTGGTCGGCGGCTGTTGCGGCACAACGCCCGCGCATATTAAGGCGGTGCGTGAAGCGATGGAAGGCCTGCCACCAAGAAAACCGGATCCTGTCAATCACGGTCATGTCGTTTCCGGCATTGAACCGCTGCAATACGACGAAACCATGCGTCCTTTATTCATTGGCGAACGAACAAATGTCATCGGTTCTCGTAAATTTAAACGACTAATTGTTGATGGCCAGTTCGAGGAAGCGTCTGAAATCGCACGTGCACAAGTGAAGAATGGCGCACATGTCATTGATATTTGTTTGGCGAATCCGGATCGTGATGAAGTTGAAGACATGACACATTTCATGAAAGAAGTCGTCAAAAAAGTCAAAGTCCCGCTGGTTATCGATTCCACGGACGAAGAAGTCATTGAAGTGGCATTAAAGTTTTCCCAGGGAAAGGCCATTATCAACTCGATTAACTTAGAAGACGGAGAAGAGCGCTTTGAGGCGGTCATGCCGTTGGTGAAAAAATACGGTGCGGCAGTTGTGGTCGGCACGATCGATGAAGTGGGAATGGCGGTCACGCGTGAACGCAAGCTGGAAATTGCAAAACGTTCTTATGACTTATTGGTCAATAAATGGGGCCTAGCGCCGGAAGACATTATTTTCGATCCATTGGTATTTCCAGTGGGCACGGGTGATCAGCAATACATCGGCTCTGCGGTGGAAACCATCGAAGGAATCCGCTTAATCAAAGAAAAACTGCCGCGTGCATTAACCATTTTAGGTGTCAGTAACGTATCGTTCGGCTTGCCGCCGGTTGGCCGTGAAGTCTTGAATGCGGTCTATTTATACCATTGCACGCAGGCAGGTTTGGATTATGCCATCGTCAACACCGAAAAACTGGAACGTTATGCATCGATACCGAAACAAGAAATTGATATGGCCAATGAATTGCTGTTTACGACGACAGATGCCACATTGGCTGATTTTACCGCTTTCTACCGCGACAAGAAAAAAGAGAAAACCGAAGACGATATCCCAAAAACGGTACCTGATCGCCTCGCCTACTATATTATAGAGGGAACAAAAGAAGGCTTGGTTCCAGATTTGGAAAAAGCATTGGAAATATACGATGAACCGCTGGATGTTATCAATGGACCATTAATGAAAGGAATGGCCGAAGTAGGTCGATTGTTTAATGACAATCAATTGATTGTCGCCGAAGTGCTGCAAAGTGCAGGCGTTATGAAAGCTGCGGTTTCATTCCTCGAACAGTTTATGGAGAAGAAAGAAGATGACTCTGGAAAAGGGAAGATTGTGCTGGCCACGGTTAAAGGGGATGTCCATGACATCGGCAAAAACCTAGTCGAAATCATCTTGAGCAATAATGGCTTTAAAGTGATTGATGTCGGCATTAAAGTGACACCGGCCACGTTGATTGAAGTGATTCGAAAAGAAAAGCCGGATATGATTGGCTTGTCTGGGTTACTCGTTAAGTCAGCGAAGCAAATGGTTATTACTGCGCAAGATTTCAAGGAAGCAGGCATTGATGTGCCGATTCTAGTTGGTGGTGCGGCGTTGTCTAGACGCTTTACGGAAACCAAGATTTCAGCGGAATACGACGGACCGGTCATTTATGCGAAAGACGCAATGCAAGGACTAGACTTAGCGAATCGTCTGCAAAGTGATGCCGGAAAAGCGGAGTTGCTGCTGGAATTAGATGCACAACAAGAAAAACGCCAAGCTTCTGAAGCTGTGCGAACAGCGAAGCCGGCTGTTGCAGTTGCTGAGAAGCCAGTCAAAACCGTTCGTGAAGATGTTCAAGTGTATGTTCCGAACGATTTGCGCCGTCATGTGTTAAAGGATTATTCCGTGGCGCATCTGTATCCATACGTCAATATGCGTACATTGATTGGCCATCACCTCGGCTTAAAAGGCTATAGTGATAAAACCTTAGCACAAGGTGATCCGCGTGCAGTCGAGTTGCATGAACTGGCAACCGAATTCTTGGGGTCGGGTCTTTTGAAGCCATCCGGTCTTTATCAATTTTTCCCCGCTCAAAGTGACGGGGATGATGTCATCATCTACGATCCGAAAGACGCCAAAACGGAAATCGAGCGCTTTACTTTCCCGCGCCAATCAGCGTCGCCATTTTTGTGCCTGTCCGATTACTTGAAATCCGTGGACAGTGGAGAAATGGATTACGCAGCCTTGATGCAAGTAACTGCCGGATTTGGCGTAAGAGAAGAAGCAACGCGTTTGAAAGAGCAAGGGAAATTCCTAGAAAGTCACGCACTTCAAGCAACAGCGCTTGAACTTGCAGAAGGTTTTGCCGAGCGCATCCACCAAGAGATCCGTGACCAATGGGGCTTCTCAGACGCCACAGACTTCTCGATGCGCGAACGCTTTGCCGCAAAATACCAAGGCCAGCGCTTCTCGTTCGGCTACCCGGCATGTCCGAACCTAGAAGACCAAGCCAAACTCTTTAATCTCATCAAGCCCGAAGACATCGGTGTCCATTTAACCGAAGAATACATGATGGATCCGGAAGCTTCGGTGTCAGCGATTGTCTTTGCTCATCCGGATGCCAGGTATTTTATTGTTGATTGA